The following coding sequences are from one Lolium rigidum isolate FL_2022 chromosome 6, APGP_CSIRO_Lrig_0.1, whole genome shotgun sequence window:
- the LOC124660609 gene encoding MADS-box transcription factor 3-like isoform X3, with the protein MSMLSMMTDLSCATGASGANDQQLAVPAAEGSASAAGSERMAGRGRIEIKRIENTTNRQVTFCKRRNGLLKKAYELSVLCEAEVALIVFSGRGRLYEYSNNSVKATIERYKKANSDTSNSGTVAEVNAQYYQQESSKLRQQISSLQNSNSRSLVRDSVSTMTPRDLKQLEGRLEKGIAKIRARKNELMYAEVEYMQKREMELHNDNIYLRSKVTENERGQQPMNMMGSASTNSEYDHMAPYDSRNFLQNMMQQQHQQQHYSHQMQPTALQLG; encoded by the exons ATGAGCATGCTGAGCATGATG ACCGATTTGAGCTGTGCGACCGGAGCTTCCGGTGCGAATGATCAGCAGCTGGCAGTTCCGGCTGCGGAGggctcggcgtcggcggcgggaaGCGAGAGGATGGCGGGAAGGGGCAGGATCGAGATCAAGCGCATCGAGAACACCACCAACCGGCAGGTCACCTTCTGCAAGCGTCGCAACGGCCTCCTCAAGAAGGCATACGAGCTCTCGGTGCTCTGCGAGGCCGAGGTCGCCCTCATCGTCTTCTCCGGGCGAGGTCGCCTCTACGAGTACTCCAACAACAG TGTGAAGGCCACCATTGAAAGGTACAAAAAGGCCAACAGTGACACCTCCAATTCTGGCACGGTTGCAGAAGTCAATGCCCAG TACTACCAGCAGGAGTCCTCCAAACTGCGTCAGCAGATCAGTAGCTTGCAGAACTCAAACAG TAGGTCATTAGTGAGAGATTCTGTTAGCACCATGACCCCGAGGGATCTTAAGCAGCTAGAAGGCAGGCTGGAGAAAGGCATAGCCAAGATAAGAGCtagaaag AATGAGCTGATGTATGCTGAAGTTGAGTATATGCAGAAGAGG GAAATGGAGCTACATAATGACAACATCTACCTGAGGAGCAAG GTTACTGAGAATGAGAGAGGGCAACAGCCCATGAACATGATGGGCTCCGCGTCGACGAATAGCGAATACGATCACATGGCCCCGTACGATTCCAGAAACTTTCTGCAGAACAtgatgcagcagcagcatcagcagCAGCACTACTCGCATCAGATGCAGCCAACTGCCCTTCAGCTCGGGTAA
- the LOC124660609 gene encoding MADS-box transcription factor 3-like isoform X1 → MSMLSMMTDLSCATGASGANDQQLAVPAAEGSASAAGSERMAGRGRIEIKRIENTTNRQVTFCKRRNGLLKKAYELSVLCEAEVALIVFSGRGRLYEYSNNSVKATIERYKKANSDTSNSGTVAEVNAQYYQQESSKLRQQISSLQNSNSRSLVRDSVSTMTPRDLKQLEGRLEKGIAKIRARKNELMYAEVEYMQKREMELHNDNIYLRSKVTENERGQQPMNMMGSASTNSEYDHMAPYDSRNFLQNMMQQQHQQQHYSHQMQPTALQLGQQSFN, encoded by the exons ATGAGCATGCTGAGCATGATG ACCGATTTGAGCTGTGCGACCGGAGCTTCCGGTGCGAATGATCAGCAGCTGGCAGTTCCGGCTGCGGAGggctcggcgtcggcggcgggaaGCGAGAGGATGGCGGGAAGGGGCAGGATCGAGATCAAGCGCATCGAGAACACCACCAACCGGCAGGTCACCTTCTGCAAGCGTCGCAACGGCCTCCTCAAGAAGGCATACGAGCTCTCGGTGCTCTGCGAGGCCGAGGTCGCCCTCATCGTCTTCTCCGGGCGAGGTCGCCTCTACGAGTACTCCAACAACAG TGTGAAGGCCACCATTGAAAGGTACAAAAAGGCCAACAGTGACACCTCCAATTCTGGCACGGTTGCAGAAGTCAATGCCCAG TACTACCAGCAGGAGTCCTCCAAACTGCGTCAGCAGATCAGTAGCTTGCAGAACTCAAACAG TAGGTCATTAGTGAGAGATTCTGTTAGCACCATGACCCCGAGGGATCTTAAGCAGCTAGAAGGCAGGCTGGAGAAAGGCATAGCCAAGATAAGAGCtagaaag AATGAGCTGATGTATGCTGAAGTTGAGTATATGCAGAAGAGG GAAATGGAGCTACATAATGACAACATCTACCTGAGGAGCAAG GTTACTGAGAATGAGAGAGGGCAACAGCCCATGAACATGATGGGCTCCGCGTCGACGAATAGCGAATACGATCACATGGCCCCGTACGATTCCAGAAACTTTCTGCAGAACAtgatgcagcagcagcatcagcagCAGCACTACTCGCATCAGATGCAGCCAACTGCCCTTCAGCTCGG CCAGCAGTCCTTCAACTAG
- the LOC124660609 gene encoding MADS-box transcription factor 3-like isoform X2 — protein sequence MSMLSMMTDLSCATGASGANDQQLAVPAAEGSASAAGSERMAGRGRIEIKRIENTTNRQVTFCKRRNGLLKKAYELSVLCEAEVALIVFSGRGRLYEYSNNSVKATIERYKKANSDTSNSGTVAEVNAQYYQQESSKLRQQISSLQNSNRSLVRDSVSTMTPRDLKQLEGRLEKGIAKIRARKNELMYAEVEYMQKREMELHNDNIYLRSKVTENERGQQPMNMMGSASTNSEYDHMAPYDSRNFLQNMMQQQHQQQHYSHQMQPTALQLGQQSFN from the exons ATGAGCATGCTGAGCATGATG ACCGATTTGAGCTGTGCGACCGGAGCTTCCGGTGCGAATGATCAGCAGCTGGCAGTTCCGGCTGCGGAGggctcggcgtcggcggcgggaaGCGAGAGGATGGCGGGAAGGGGCAGGATCGAGATCAAGCGCATCGAGAACACCACCAACCGGCAGGTCACCTTCTGCAAGCGTCGCAACGGCCTCCTCAAGAAGGCATACGAGCTCTCGGTGCTCTGCGAGGCCGAGGTCGCCCTCATCGTCTTCTCCGGGCGAGGTCGCCTCTACGAGTACTCCAACAACAG TGTGAAGGCCACCATTGAAAGGTACAAAAAGGCCAACAGTGACACCTCCAATTCTGGCACGGTTGCAGAAGTCAATGCCCAG TACTACCAGCAGGAGTCCTCCAAACTGCGTCAGCAGATCAGTAGCTTGCAGAACTCAAACAG GTCATTAGTGAGAGATTCTGTTAGCACCATGACCCCGAGGGATCTTAAGCAGCTAGAAGGCAGGCTGGAGAAAGGCATAGCCAAGATAAGAGCtagaaag AATGAGCTGATGTATGCTGAAGTTGAGTATATGCAGAAGAGG GAAATGGAGCTACATAATGACAACATCTACCTGAGGAGCAAG GTTACTGAGAATGAGAGAGGGCAACAGCCCATGAACATGATGGGCTCCGCGTCGACGAATAGCGAATACGATCACATGGCCCCGTACGATTCCAGAAACTTTCTGCAGAACAtgatgcagcagcagcatcagcagCAGCACTACTCGCATCAGATGCAGCCAACTGCCCTTCAGCTCGG CCAGCAGTCCTTCAACTAG
- the LOC124668510 gene encoding tRNA (adenine(58)-N(1))-methyltransferase non-catalytic subunit trm6-like yields MSPPPPPPVIPREAWAGCSVILDIKDGERVIFRRLTRRATVNVGGRECSLQPLVGRPFGSIFRVEPCEGEPGKGKSFFGRLVSCADAPPPGKGDDDDARDDDETQHIEDLDENRDNRSLIDSNTAQALSGDDIETMKRNGVSGNAIVEALIANSSTFGKKTLQSQEKYKLKKQKKHAPILLLRRPSTQSICETHSKKDADRIEFMRLDVLSLLLSMANVGAYSDVLVVDMVGGLVVGAVAERLGGTGYVCSTYLGLSPNSIDIIRLYNFSTDVTSRIVQSPFSDLYSLRNPGNASCVLSDTIHGEGVGPSHVSDESTQSYLAQSVDVVTISAENLQTVDVEVSEPSVDEHLNQSGNPLSDCRSGIERTSVASRSLKAGNTPSSERMKYWKEYGFSSFIVAAPEHEVGSLVTDLLPLLSYSAPFAVYHQHLEPLATCMRSLKVSKMAVELHISEPWFREYQVLPSRTHPHMRMKPFGGYLLSGIRIPDTCSGK; encoded by the exons atgtcgccgcctccgcctccgccggtgaTCCCCAGGGAGGCGTGGGCGGGCTGCAGCGTCATCCTCGACATCAAAGACGGCGAAAGAGTCATCTTCCGCCGCCTCACCCGCCGCGC GACGGTGAACGTAGGTGGGAGGGAATGCTCTTTGCAGCCGCTCGTGGGCCGCCCCTTCGGTTCCATCTTCCGCGTCGAACCCTGCGAAGGCGAGCCCGGCAAAGGCAAATCCTTCTTCGGCCGCCTCGTCTCCTGCGCCGACGCACCACCTCCTGGTAAGG gtgatgatgatgatgctcgtGATGATGATGAAACACAACATATCGAAGATCTGGATGAAAATAGGGACAATAGGTCTCTCATTGACAGTAATACAGCTCAAGCTTTATCTGGTGATGACATAGAGACAATGAAGAG GAATGGTGTAAGTGGCAACGCGATTGTTGAAGCCTTGATAGCAAATAGCTCTACATTTGGAAAGAAGACTCTGCAGTCACAA GAGAAATACAAACTAAAGAAACAGAAGAAACATGCACCTATATTGCTTTTGCGACGTCCATCTACCCAAAG CATTTGTGAGACACATTCGAAGAAAGATGCAGATAGAATAGA ATTTATGCGACTTGATGTACTTTCTCTCTTATTGTCCATGGCAAATGTTGGAGCATATTCAGATGTGCTTGTGGTTGATATGGTTGGAGGTTTGGTTGTTGGAGCTGTAGCTGAACGTTTGGGAG GCACAGGATATGTTTGTAGCACATATCTTGGACTGTCACCCAACTCCATAGATATTATAAGACTGTATAATTTTAGCACCGATGTGACTAGCAG GATTGTCCAGTCACCATTTAGCGACCTCTACTCCTTGAGAAATCCTGGCAATGCCTCATGTGTTCTCAGTGATACCATTCATGGTGAGGGGGTCGGACCTAGTCACGTATCAGATGAGAGTACTCAGTCATATCTGGCACAATCTGTTGATGTTGTTACAATATCAGCTGAGAATCTACAGACAGTTGATGTAGAAGTTTCTGAGCCCTCAGTGGATGAGCACCTTAATCAAAGTGGTAACCCTTTGTCAG ATTGCAGAAGTGGCATTGAGCGCACCTCAGTAGCTTCCAGATCACTTAAAGCAGGAAATACACCATCATCAGAGAGGATGAAATATTGGAAAGAATATGGTTTCAGCAG CTTCATTGTTGCTGCTCCGGAGCATGAGGTAGGAAGTTTGGTTACTGATCTGCTTCCACTATTGTCTTATTCGGCTCCATTTGCTGTCTATCACCAACATCTCGAG CCTCTTGCGACATGCATGCGCAGCCTGAAAGTATCAAAAATGGCTGTCGAATTGCATATTTCTGAACCCTGGTTTCGTGAATACCAG GTCCTTCCATCGCGCACTCATCCACACATGAGAATGAAGCCGTTTGGTGGCTACCTCTTGAGCGGCATCCGGATACCTGATACGTGCAGCGGGAAATAA
- the LOC124659024 gene encoding protodermal factor 1-like, with the protein MGAKKRAVLASLLLATLATQAFVAVSARSGPTDKATQDDVKKPDCVPALDPHSWPGGHPGTTVPLPSHGGSSGSSSPPYHGGSGTTPSHGSSSGSSPPYHGGSGTSPSHGGSGSIPDPSHGGYGTPPSHGSSGSIPDPSHGGGGYGTTPAAPWHSSPTPSTGSGGYGSSPTTPSHDGGAYGGSTPSHSSGTATPTPFVPVDPNSAGTCDYWRSHPMQIWSALGSWPSSMSHFFGAAGGAAAGGTSSNVSIQDALANTRTDGAGALLREGAAALLNSMTRSGFPYTTDQVRSAFVAAAAGGSDSAAATQAAAFKKANEGSKA; encoded by the exons ATGGGGGCGAAGAAGAGAGCTGTCCTCGCGAGCCTCCTGCTCGCCACGCTGGCCACCCAGGCCTTCGTCGCTGTGTCCGCCAGGAGCGGCCCGACGGACAAGGCTACCCAAG ATGACGTGAAGAAGCCGGACTGCGTGCCGGCCCTCGACCCGCACTCCTGGCCCGGCGGCCATCCCGGAACCACCGTGCCGCTCCCCTCGCACGGAGGCTCCTCTGGGTCGTCGTCGCCGCCTTACCATGGAGGCTCCGGCACGACGCCCTCGCACGGCAGCTCCTCCGGGTCGTCGCCGCCTTACCACGGCGGCTCCGGCACGTCGCCGTCGCACGGAGGCTCCGGCTCTATTCCTGACCCGTCGCACGGCGGGTACGGGACGCCGCCTTCGCACGGGAGCTCCGGCTCGATCCCCGACCCGTCGCACGGCGGAGGAGGCTACGGCACCACCCCAGCTGCGCCGTGGCACTCCTCCCCGACGCCGTCCACTGGCAGCGGTGGCTACGGGAGCTCACCCACCACTCCGTCGCACGATGGAGGAGCCTACGGCGGATCTACACCGTCGCACAGCAGCGGCACGGCGACGCCCACACCGTTCGTCCCCGTCGACCCCAACAGCGCCGGGACATGCGA CTACTGGAGGTCGCACCCCATGCAGATCTGGTCGGCGCTGGGGAGCTGGCCGAGCTCCATGAGCCACTTcttcggcgcggcgggaggagccgccgccggcggGACTTCGTCGAACGTGAGCATCCAGGACGCGCTGGCCAACACCAGGACCGACGGCGCCGGCGCGCTGCTGCGGGAGGGCGCCGCGGCGCTGCTCAACTCCATGACCCGCTCCGGGTTCCCGTACACCACCGACCAGGTCAGGAGCGCCTTcgtggcggcggccgccggcggctcCGACAGCGCCGCGGCGACCCAGGCGGCGGCGTTCAAGAAGGCCAACGAGGGCAGCAAGGCGTAG